The proteins below are encoded in one region of Phaeodactylum tricornutum CCAP 1055/1 chromosome 3, complete sequence:
- a CDS encoding predicted protein, which translates to MSTEPFGTTPLPTCVSGSPVKVWFDVNPLLARAQQPQTQQVANFEALSNEACINGCLLDVNQHFIVYGIKNGLIRVFQRHTVLRSLLRGHEGQNLTDMHFFQNGDVLASAASNAQSSTVLVWRVFGRSPEIMSEKLLEISTPHFTIQRVVWHPFNPNQFWMLHTNAANHMVATLVETTRIATQPHPVEGHAVCNFHDAHIIMDGAVQISADCASGSGASLTDLTWSNRDTRHILTCHDSGEIVLWDLKTLSSSSATPGTVTPARLATLRMDEPVSRGLFLPHEDVLVSDNRSQEAKLTTCFVTASDKNGTITVWSPFESSGALPQKIQILAVENPSPSYVLDVCSGPAPVNASPPSAFVVMADRHSGAILAWHLRADWNDTVPKKALLKGCDYVVPFLTKFPTYSWSVVCAPATNISDEELSDQGGLVFDVELFAYQTTAVQRLKLTSYMCLPPETSWTDPTPSVRLERLVSAQSAHVSEIGSDDANPDVEFDEAYDLEEDDEEEEIEAPDPSSLPSPLGIGNSTPSLSNNPFANWLGTIASKTTTSVPPAVVAAPAHVPPPASSLPTPPPDQPKKIVLSKHDLEDPKKVEPQNAAPVMTTKGPNNISNADSKKKKKVKATPVPPSAPEVGKVSILRRDDEVKPSLLLDSGANIPPSPTNPIEASMDTKSIAEDIRKVVHHEMRSTLVPALKQAVQESLNTSVINPIQASITQLSKQVVMNDNMESALSGSVEEPLQAAVANTMRTVLIPTMESITNQVFVRVSESLERTAATTSTDSKKELEAISLQLTTMTALVAELTNEVQSLRKLVRSNQAPVPPAPTAPSLPPINPVEALRKEIAALIQQRQYEAAFTKAVSSSTAELAVFACTNSNLTSVLGSARVELSQRILICLMQQLSTVLNWRDASLNVPLILEWLQEIALSLDPNDDTIKRHIPTVLQQMVSSVNNRMSLDEPVLRRPLQKLLQILRGMSIS; encoded by the coding sequence ATGTCTACCGAACCGTTCGGCACCACACCGCTCCCGACGTGCGTGTCGGGAAGCCCAGTGAAAGTCTGGTTCGATGTTAATCCTCTGTTGGCGCGGGCGCAGCAGCCCCAAACCCAACAAGTGGCGAATTTCGAAGCCTTATCGAACGAAGCTTGTATCAACGGCTGCTTGCTGGATGTCAATCAGCATTTCATTGTGTACGGGATCAAGAACGGCCTTATCCGCGTCTTCCAACGCCATACGGTGCTCCGATCGTTGTTGCGCGGTCACGAGGGACAGAATCTGACCGACATgcattttttccaaaacggcgACGTCCTCGCCTCGGCGGCGTCCAACGCCCAATCTTCCACGGTGCTCGTTTGGAGAGTCTTTGGGCGCTCTCCGGAAATCATGTCGGAAAAATTGTTGGAAATTTCGACGCCGCATTTCACTATACAACGAGTCGTCTGGCACCCCTTCAATCCGAATCAGTTTTGGATGCTGCATACGAATGCTGCCAACCACATGGTGGCGACGCTGGTGGAAACCACGCGGATCGCAACACAGCCTCATCCCGTCGAAGGACACGCCGTGTGCAACTTTCACGATGCGCACATTATTATGGACGGTGCGGTACAGATTAGTGCTGATTGTGCTTCGGGATCCGGTGCCTCTTTGACCGATTTGACCTGGTCCAATCGGGACACGCGACATATTTTGACGTGTCACGATTCTGGGGAAATTGTCTTGTGGGATTTGAAAACGctgtcgtcctcgtcggctACCCCTGGTACCGTGACTCCGGCTCGATTAGCAACGTTGCGTATGGACGAACCAGTCTCAAGGGGTCTGTTTTTGCCACACGAGGACGTCCTTGTATCGGACAATCGTAGCCAGGAGGCCAAACTGACCACTTGTTTTGTCACAGCCAGTGATAAGAACGGAACGATCACTGTATGGAGCCCATTCGAGAGTTCGGGAGCGCTGCCGCAAAAAATACAAATCTTGGCGGTGGAGAATCCCAGTCCCAGCTACGTTTTGGATGTTTGCTCGGGACCCGCCCCGGTCAACGCATCCCCGCCCTCGGCTTTTGTGGTGATGGCTGATCGCCACAGTGGGGCGATTCTAGCGTGGCATTTGCGGGCAGATTGGAACGATACCGTTCCGAAAAAGGCTTTGCTGAAGGGTTGTGACTACGTGGTGCCATTTCTAACAAAATTTCCAACCTATTCTTGGAGTGTAGTGTGTGCGCCTGCGACCAACATTTCCGACGAGGAACTGTCGGACCAGGGTGGATTGGTCTTTGACGTAGAACTCTTTGCCTACCAGACTACCGCGGTGCAGCGTTTGAAATTGACTTCTTACATGTGTCTGCCGCCGGAAACCTCGTGGACGGATCCAACGCCGAGTGTGCGGTTGGAGCGGCTAGTGTCCGCTCAGTCGGCGCACGTTTCCGAAATCGGCTCGGACGATGCCAATCCGGATGTTGAATTCGACGAAGCTTACGATTTGGAGgaggatgacgaggaagaagaaattgagGCGCCGGACCCCTCGTCGCTACCCTCGCCGTTGGGTATAGGCAATTCTacgccgtcgttgtcgaacAATCCTTTCGCTAACTGGTTGGGTACGATTGCGTCGAAAACGACTACTTCTGTACCACCAGCTGTAGTCGCAGCCCCTGCTCACGTACCTCCACCGGCAAGCTCGTTGCCCACACCGCCTCCCGATCAACCGAAAAAAATCGTCTTGTCGAAACACGATTTGGAGGATCCAAAAAAGGTGGAACCTCAAAACGCGGCTCCAGTGATGACCACTAAAGGCCCCAACAATATCAGCAACGCTGACTctaagaaaaagaaaaaagtaAAGGCAACACCTGTCCCCCCGTCAGCTCCGGAAGTGGGGAAGGTTTCCATTCTCAGAAGGGATGACGAGGTGAAGCCATCACTATTGCTTGATAGCGGTGCGAATATACCGCCATctccaacaaatccaatcGAGGCCAGTATGGACACCAAATCCATTGCAGAAGATATTCGAAAGGTTGTACACCACGAAATGCGCTCAACTCTCGTTCCCGCCCTCAAGCAAGCTGTTCAAGAATCCTTGAACACTTCCGTAATCAATCCTATCCAAGCATCAATCACTCAACTGTCCAAGCAAGTGGTGATGAACGACAACATGGAATCCGCCTTATCGGGATCAGTTGAAGAGCCTCTTCAGGCCGCTGTTGCGAACACTATGCGAACGGTGTTGATTCCAACAATGGAGTCAATCACGAATCAGGTCTTCGTACGGGTATCTGAAAGTCTGGAACGAACGGCAGCGACTACATCAACTGATTCAAAAAAGGAACTTGAGGCTATCTCTTTACAGCTCACGACAATGACAGCTCTGGTTGCCGAGCTTACAAACGAAGTGCAAAGTCTACGCAAACTGGTTCGATCTAACCAAGCGCCTGTACCACCAGCACCTACGGCCCCGAGTCTACCTCCGATTAACCCCGTGGAGGCACTGCGCAAGGAAATTGCCGCACTCATACAACAGCGGCAGTACGAAGCCGCGTTCACGAAGGCTGTGTCATCAAGTACAGCCGAATTGGCCGTTTTCGCTTGTACAAATTCGAATCTGACTTCTGTGTTGGGCAGTGCACGAGTAGAACTGAGTCAGCGCATTTTAATTTGTCTGATGCAGCAGCTCAGTACTGTCTTAAATTGGCGTGATGCAAGCTTAAATGTACCACTCATCCTTGAATGGCTCCAAGAAATTGCCTTGTCATTAGATCCCAACGATGATACCATTAAACGGCACATTCCAACcgttttgcaacaaatgGTGTCCAGCGTCAACAATCGAATGTCCTTGGACGAGCCTGTTCTTAGGCGACCTTTACAGAAACTACTTCAGATTCTTCGGGGGATGTCTATATCATAA
- a CDS encoding predicted protein, whose protein sequence is MNAFLTVFNRRSSSARSPSLESTPTRLWSNQHQSSGGNQQNNEKRKPDTFDGHELQRRIGAQNTPYAHLFGNGKNDNAMHDLPETVYIVTFLPNTPQQGIHTIEYPKNSGSNVVMAFCEVDACEEFCRHLHDQGFFEPHPQAVRLESLYNFADTVGVFCQVVPPGTRMVPPTEQVSHLGQHDSSLRHDQSDLDYVMYMMEEDIEEEGALLSHEAVGSGHRGSWQ, encoded by the coding sequence ATGAATGCCTTTCTGACTGTATTCAACCGTCGAAGCAGCTCGGCAAGATCGCCGTCATTGGAATCAACGCCAACGCGCTTGTGGTCCAACCAGCACCAGTCCTCGGGTGGCAACCAACAGAAcaacgaaaaaagaaaacctGACACGTTCGACGGGCATGAACTTCAGCGTCGTATCGGAGCCCAAAACACTCCTTACGCACATCTTTTTGGGAATGGGAAAAACGACAACGCCATGCATGACTTGCCCGAAACTGTCTACATTGTCACATTTTTACCCAACACGCCGCAGCAAGGTATTCACACGATAGAGTACCCCAAAAACTCTGGTAGTAACGTTGTAATGGCTTTCTGCGAGGTGGACGCGTGTGAGGAGTTTTGCCGGCATTTGCACGATCAGGGTTTCTTCGAACCCCATCCCCAAGCCGTGCGCCTGGAATCGTTGTACAACTTTGCCGACACGGTGGGTGTATTCTGCCAAGTGGTGCCTCCGGGCACACGCATGGTTCCACCCACCGAGCAGGTTTCACACTTGGGCCAGCACGATTCGTCCCTCCGCCACGATCAATCTGATCTAGACTACGTCATGTACATGATGGAAGAGGATATTGAAGAAGAAGGGGCACTTCTGTCGCACGAAGCAGTTGGTAGTGGCCACAGAGGGAGTTGGCAATAA
- a CDS encoding predicted protein, protein MGRYSSVQAYADNTSGMRSVPYEQAKGTTGSSESGTAQPKASIVKPEKVVNPYGSTAGAGSGEFHVYRHARSREMQRMAQLTEAEEEARKDREFEDELRSYQTEEERRTARKRRKRQREKEAKLRKKTLAKIGISTSSCGAVDQIEKSSYEEESTYTRVPDTATAEKKTESIPNDGSFLERMKTQLAAQQVAEEKSEADDQEEESEPRAEK, encoded by the coding sequence ATGGGTCGCTATTCCTCTGTCCAGGCGTACGCTGACAATACGAGCGGCATGCGCAGCGTGCCTTACGAGCAGGCCAAAGGGACAACCGGAAGTAGCGAGAGTGGTACAGCGCAGCCAAAGGCGTCGATCGTGAAGCCCGAAAAGGTCGTGAATCCTTACGGGTCCACGGCGGGTGCCGGGTCAGGCGAGTTTCATGTCTACCGTCACGCTCGTTCCCGGGAAATGCAGCGCATGGCGCAATTAACGGAGGCTGAGGAGGAAGCCCGAAAAGACCGGGAATTTGAAGACGAGCTTCGGTCCTAccaaacggaagaagaacgacgTACTGCTCGGAAACGACGCAAACGACAacgagaaaaggaagcgaAACTGAGGAAAAAGACTTTGGCCAAAATCGGTATTTCGACAAGCAGTTGTGGAGCAGTTGATCAGATAGAAAAATCATCATATGAGGAAGAGTCAACGTATACGCGTGTACCCGATACTGCAACGGCAGAGAAGAAAACGGAAAGTATTCCCAACGATGGCTCGTTTCTTGAGCGCATGAAGACTCAGCTCGCAGCACAACAGGTAGCCGAGGAAAAATCGGAGGCTGATGATCAAGAGGAAGAATCGGAACCTCGGGCCGAAAAGTAA
- a CDS encoding cell surface protein (unknown function; similarity to Proline-, glutamic acid-, leucine-rich proteins [PELP]; secretory pathway): MTTTMTMGPRATAAYRRTSMVSIVPLLLITGGVKFVQSVPTQRFFHQTTESISQSATTLTDHNNLFATRNDVSTIDLRQAISPCTLSDGGFYGSISGTARTIEFLYQANVVQGTSSTDVRSDLLPMMDRQLVQGILPLLFPDQCSGRLRNLRAIAPREARKLQGGEPKIIGIGSQILDLATNADDLPCAVANGGDCYTIQGYMTAFAENVLTDDEASELVLPAIQAYLKGGLTTIDPRIISVNYVVRDETNNNGGGSFLTVQPVPTPAPNVFQPTQSPIVATAEPGAPTRIPIAIAPTRTPITFPFLTPAPIAPGSSASPVATGTTLTPVSPSSPTLAPISGGSFQPTFAPLFVQPTPAPFSAELVGRSSESGIDKMEWWMWLLVAVGAVALCGCGFFAFGGARGGAPKPQRMSPKNKEDAEPYVVSSPEEYVPPGLGTFNTASVSANPVAATYGLKQDEENYDNNEDDDNYDDDEEDDVETYEEGEDEFDEEEESYEEEEGTLFEEESYYEEESGGNEQQRQPGWNSGYSVTRSKGSY; the protein is encoded by the exons ATGACCACCACCATGACGATGGGCCCGAGAGCAACCGCAGCATATAGAAGAACTAGCATGGTCTCGATTGTACCTCTGTTGCTGATAACCGGAGGGGTCAAATTTGTGCAAAGCGTTCCAACACAACGCTTTTTCCATCAAACAACGGAATcgatttcacagtcagcgacAACCTTAACGGATCACAACAATTTGTTCGCGACTCGGAATGATGTATCGACTATTGATCTCCGACAGGCTATCTCCCCGTGTACTTTAAGCGATGGTGGATTTTACGGATCCATTTCGGGAACTGCTCGGACGATTGAGTTTTTGTACCAAGCCAATGTCGTGCAAGGTACTAGTTCTACTGATGTGCGATCTGATCTGTTACCTATGATGGATCGTCAGCTGGTCCAAGGTATTCTACCCCTTTTATTTCCCGATCAATGTTCCGGTCGACTTCGAAATTTGCGGGCGATCGCGCCACGGGAAGCTCGGAAATTACAGGGAGGAGAGCCTAAGATTATTGGAATCGGCTCTCAAATCCTGGATCTAGCTACGAATGCGGATGATT TGCCATGCGCAGTAGCGAATGGTGGTGATTGCTACACTATCCAAGGCTATATGACTGCGTTTGCAGAAAACGTGTTGACAGACGACGAAGCCTCAGAGCTAGTTCTACCAGCCATTCAAGCATACTTAAAAGGTGGACTTACTACGATAGACCCAAGAATAATCAGCGTCAATTATGTGGTTCGCGATGAAACGAACAACAACGGCGGCGGTTCATTTTTAACTGTCCAACCGGTTCCCACCCCTGCTCCAAACGTATTTCAACCTACGCAATCCCCCATCGTAGCTACGGCTGAGCCCGGGGCACCTACGCGCATTCCCATCGCAATCGCGCCAACACGAACGCCCATAACTTTCCCTTTTTTGACGCCTGCCCCAATTGCGCCGGGGTCATCGGCTTCTCCAGTGGCTACTGGCACTACGCTCACTCCAGTATCACCTAGTAGCCCGACCTTGGCGCCCATTAGTGGCGGAAGCTTTCAACCTACATTCGCTCCCCTTTTCGTCCAGCCGACACCAGCCCCTTTCTCAGCCGAGTTAGTGGGTCGTTCTAGTGAAAGTGGGATAGACAAGATGGAATGGTGGATGTGGTTGCTTGTGGCAGTTGGGGCGGTTGCACTTTGCGGCTGCGGCTTCTTTGCTTTCGGTGGTGCAAGAGGAGGAGCACCAAAACCTCAACGCATGTCACCCAAAAACAAAGAAGATGCTGAGCCGTACGTAGTATCCTCACCGGAAGAGTACGTACCACCAGGACTTGGAACATTTAACACTGCTTCGGTATCAGCCAACCCTGTGGCCGCAACATATGGACTGAAACAAGATGAAGAGAATTATGACAATaatgaagacgacgacaactacgacgatgacgaggaggaCGACGTAGAAACTTACGAGGAGGGTGAGGATGAGttcgacgaagaggaagaatcatatgaggaggaagaaggcACTCTGTTTGAAGAAGAATCCTACTATGAAGAGGAATCGGGGGGCAATGAACAACAGCGGCAGCCTGGTTGGAATAGCGGGTACAGTGTCACTCGTTCCAAGGGCAGTTATTAA
- a CDS encoding predicted protein: MSSNHDSSSDTTNGGITPSRLELSLNPIDGSLQTAPLSSVLLASTDSLYSDLYNMAHGELDVTSATVHAEDADANQQDEDDTQPMHPQPQHQLKKERMSNLSFAQRRHELAWRLSQHAKSVQHVSALCAASSVSDIATTVRVSSAALQHARTAWVQADEAQDALYFFHAQLFPARAAPHDVYGALDILLQGRWYDLPKDLRLSVDRYETSKESLESRTEIEKCWHLVVRDKLLRGEVGWMKRQEITSLWQVSLRGGTVRLTQGNPKALGTSSTLSHPIEAILTVLSTNDDPEWTLLLAALSMSREEALMRKERENDKSKEKPAVARPLHRLFQVVHNFSLSWQLEVLSAQAQALRRGVWAATMLSSYPITVTPVRFFDNEEGILGAVSISFWKVDDTYGPPSISDLALDKRSESTNGFLGTKHYGKVTSQLTLTIRAEPDAGIKVSLSGAAGISGLIATQANLRSTARDLLEASSNPFCLSASDALLAATRLCAEQKCWAVVDALQPPKSSFFLPSWIFLAVDGGSIAVKVKIHYHGITESSPSSVLPVIFRLVCDARTGSFVPTFPRSTSMLRNLASNETYSSEAMALQIAGLPPNRRRAAGARFSGRVVKDAFDGLTRTMNLLGQRVGVGVYWDDIDDKAPSLRDRSIQSACCDVRVSMTKCCGMTALYGVAPLALGSATGLDAQPDMAGGAIDMIESISFLGAPPVSIVIDQELVEKSSTTSDGISKKTAFLEQSLYAIACGSTTESLTLYPLSVSVELGSPTTECLYVSYLPEKLLSLGVWRAHSIQRFRDSQR; this comes from the exons ATGTCCAGCAACCACGATTCTTCCAGTGACACGACAAATGGTGGCATCACGCCGAGTAGGCTCGAGCTCTCACTAAACCCAATAGACGGCTCTCTCCAGACAGCGCCTCTCAGCTCAGTACTGCTCGCGTCGACGGATTCTCTGTACTCTGATTTGTACAACATGGCACACGGAGAACTAGATGTCACTTCCGCTACGGTACATGCAGAGGATGCCGATGCCAATCAGCAGGACGAAGATGATACTCAACCAATGCATCCGCAGCCTCAACACCAACTAAAGAAAGAGCGCATGTCAAATCTATCCTTCGCCCAAAGACGTCACGAGCTCGCTTGGCGTCTATCGCAACACGCCAAATCCGTGCAACACGTTTCGGCCTTATGCGCTGCCTCAAGCGTTTCTGATATCGCCACAACGGTACGAGTCTCGTCGGCAGCCCTCCAACATGCCCGGACTGCCTGGGTACAGGCCGATGAAGCACAAGATGCCTTGTACTTCTTCCACGCCCAATTATTCCCGGCGCGAGCAGCCCCGCACGACGTTTACGGCGCTCTGGATATTCTCTTGCAAGGCAGGTGGTATGACTTGCCCAAAGACCTGCGTCTCTCTGTAGATCGATACGAAACGTCCAAAGAAAGCCTAGAATCCCGAACAGAGATAGAAAAGTGTTGGCATTTGGTTGTTCGGGACAAGCTACTGCGTGGTGAGGTTGGTTGGATGAAGCGACAAGAAATAACTTCGTTGTGGCAAGTCTCTTTACGGGGTGGGACGGTCCGCTTAACTCAAGGAAATCCGAAAGCATTGGGAACTTCTTCCACTCTTTCCCATCCGATCGAGGCCATTTTAACCGTCCTCTCAACAAACGATGATCCAGAATGGACGTTGTT ACTCGCTGCTCTCTCCATGAGTCGCGAAGAAGCATTGATGCGAAAGGAAAGAGAAAATGATAAAAGCAAGGAAAAACCTGCAGTGGCCCGACCTTTGCATCGTTTATTTCAGGTTGTCCACAACTTTTCTCTTTCGTGGCAGCTAGAAGTGTTGTCTGCACAAGCCCAGGCCTTGAGGCGGGGCGTCTGGGCCGCAACAATGCTATCTTCCTATCCCATAACCGTGACACCAGTACGCTTTTTTGACAATGAGGAAGGAATATTGGGCGCCGTGTCCATTTCGTTTTGGAAAGTGGATGACACATACGGTCCACCTTCAATTTCCGACTTGGCTTTGGACAAACGAAGTGAAAGTACCAACGGATTTCTAGGCACCAAGCATTACGGCAAAGTTACGAGCCAATTGACCTTAACTATTCGAGCCGAACCCGATGCCGGTATCAAAGTTTCCTTGAGTGGAGCTGCCGGAATTTCAGGCTTAATTGCAACTCAAGCCAACCTGAGAAGTACTGCTCGCGATCTCTTAGAAGCCTCCTCAAATCCCTTCTGTTTATCCGCGAGTGATGCTTTACTTGCAGCCACACGTTTGTGTGCCGAACAAAAATGCTGGGCCGTAGTGGATGCCCTGCAACCTCCTAaatcttctttctttttaCCCTCCTGGATTTTTCTTGCTGTAGATGGGGGGAGCATCGCTGTGAAGGTCAAAATCCATTACCATGGTATTACTGAATCTTCTCCCTCGAGTGTTCTTCCGGTTATATTTCGGCTAGTTTGCGACGCAAGGACAGGCTCCTTTGTCCCAACCTTCCCGCGGAGTACATCGATGCTTCGGAATCTTGCAAGCAACGAGACATACTCAAGTGAAGCGATGGCATTGCAGATCGCGGGCTTACCTCCAAATCGTCGACGCGCAGCTGGCGCGCGATTCAGTGGAAGGGTCGTGAAAGACGCTTTTGATGGTTTGACTCGAACAATGAACCTGTTGGGCCAGCGGGTCGGTGTTGGTGTGTACTGGGATGACATTGATGACAAGGCGCCTTCTCTTCGAGACCGATCGATTCAGTCTGCATGTTGTGACGTTCGTGTGTCCATGACCAAATGCTGTGGAATGACAGCACTATATGGGGTTGCTCCGCTTGCTTTAGGAAGTGCCACGGGGCTAGACGCACAGCCTGATAT GGCCGGAGGTGCTATAGATATGATAGAAAGTATCTCATTTCTCGGTGCACCTCCTGTGAGTATCGTGATCGATCAAGAGCTTGTGGAGAAATCTTCGACAACGTCAGATGGGATCAGCAAGAAAACGGCATTTCTAGAGCAATCGCTATATGCGATCGCGTGTGGATCAACAACAGAATCGTTGACTCTATATCCTTTAAGTGTGTCTGTTGAGCTTGGCTCCCCGACCACAG AATGCCTTTATGTTAGCTACTTGCCTGAAAAGTTGCTCTCTCTTGGCGTTTGGAGGGCACACAGTATCCAACGCTTTCGAGACTCCCAACGATAG
- a CDS encoding predicted protein, whose protein sequence is MKTRHVQHAQLLTTIDPKEIEIHRIIGEGNFGRVWSARWGTASVAVKEFGFAQAAVAGKSVMQQEIIEEIIGEAGMMAILRHPNVLQLFGCCLTAQAIWIVSELCSLGSLRQLLDDNDRILSVETRINLILQVAEGMAYLHSQIPPILHRDLKSHNIFVHETFTNAEDSSMDTHSTIIAKIGDWGSARATLSGSKTMTHGVGTACWLAPEVINHARASEFSDVYGFGIILWELATREEVYQGLETTQIIAKVANENLRPPIPLDCPWKDIMVKCWAENPQDRLRFIDIIKELHALMKRMGESS, encoded by the exons ATGAAAACTCGTCATGTACAGCATGCACAGCTTTTGACGACAATTGACCCAAAAGAGATTGAAATTCATAGAATCATTGGTGAAGGGAACTTCGGTCGGGTATGGAGTGCTCGCTGGGGAACTGCGAGTGTCGCAGTGAAGGAGTTCGGGTTCGCTCAGGCTGCGGTTGCTGGAAAATCAGTCATGCAGCAAGAGATCATCGAAGAGATTATAGGTGAAGCCGGCATGATGGCAATCCTTCGACATCCAAACGTGCTGCAGCTTTTTGGGTGCTGCTTGACTGCACAGGCCATTTGGATTGTAAGTGAGCTATGTTCACTTGGCAGTCTTCGCCAATTGCTTGACGATAACGATCGGATTCTCTCAGTTGAGACAAGAATCAACCTTATCCTCCAAGTAGCTGAGGGAATGGCATATTTGCACAGTCAAATTCCTCCAATTCTTCACAGAGACTTGAAGAGCCATAATATTTTCGTTCATGAAACGTTCACAAATGCAGAGGACAGTAGT ATGGACACGCATTCAACGATCATTGCGAAGATCGGAGATTGGGGATCGGCTAGGGCAACGTTATCGGGTTCGAAGACTATGACCCATGGTGTTGGAACAGCATGCTGGCTGGCGCCTGAAGTAATCAATCACGCCCGCGCCTCCGAATTCAGTGATGTATATGGCTTCGGAATTATTTTGTGGGAACTGGCTACTCGGGAAGAGGTGTACCAAGGCTTGGAGACGACCCAGATTATCGCAAAAGTCGCAAACGAAAATCTACGGCCTCCTATACCGCTTGACTGCCCTTGGAAGGACATTATGGTGAAATGCTGGGCAGAAAATCCTCAAGATCGTCTTAGATTCATCGATATCATCAAGGAGCTACATGCGCTTATGAAAAGGATGGGGGAATCTAGCTGA
- a CDS encoding predicted protein — MHTVWVRLNAVVFFGLTALLGFSCLAALSKLGHSLRHKPVVEVLKLNTLRSLKSHGGYDRALLSFDLMVDLAPAFHWNIKQLFVYVVAIYETEGRNNQIVLWDKIVEADDEKVIDEKNVFVKYALSDQSDQLRGKDVTLQLQWDHMPITGLLYMDGQAVESASKFRLPAEYQ; from the exons ATGCATACCGTTTGGGTTCGACTGAATGCGGTCGTCTTCTTTGGATTGACGGCCCTGCTCGGATTCTCGTGTCTGGCCGCTTTGTCCAAGCTCGGCCACTCTCTACGACACAAGCCAG TTGTCGAAGTTCTAAAGCTGAACACGTTGCGGTCACTCAAAAGCCATGGCGGCTACGATAGGGCGTTGCTTTCATTTGATCTCATGGTGGACCTGGCACCGGCCTTTCACTGGAACATAAAGCAATTGTTTGTTTATGTAGTGGCAATTTACGAAACGGAAGGACGAAATAATCAAATTGTGTTATGGGATAAGATTGTAGaggccgacgacgaaaaggtcATTGACGAAAAGAATGTGTTCGTTAAATACGCTCTAAGCGATCAATCGGATCAACTGCGGGGCAAAGACGTGACACTTCAGCTGCAGTGGGATCATATGCCAATAACAGGACTTCTATACATGGACGGACAAGCTGTGGAGTCGGCCTCGAAGTTTCGGCTACCTGCCGAATATCAATAA